Proteins from one Faecalibacterium sp. I3-3-33 genomic window:
- a CDS encoding 4Fe-4S binding protein — translation MMEKTQTKPLTAAQQRQRDKKRRTWLRAGVQLFFFVSMPGAFVAGFSGVKQIFLHIGAGEVLSADSFTLSLLGLCGFTLLFDRFFCGYACAFGSLGDAVWAFSGLIQKKLLHRKKQFRLPERAVLLGQKVKYLLLAGLVALYVTRQEKLLTGTSPWEVFSRLTALRLPPEGFGVGIGLLVLILLGMAVQPRFFCQFLCPMGAVFALLPVLPFARLHRQSDGCIPGCNACKQQCPVCLKLEESSLRSGECIACEACVGTCPKQNIHRWDTALCKHRWLPVLGKALLFFLLGCWLGFCRFI, via the coding sequence ATGATGGAAAAAACACAGACAAAGCCTTTGACGGCGGCGCAGCAGCGTCAGCGGGACAAAAAGCGCCGTACATGGCTGCGCGCTGGGGTGCAGCTGTTCTTCTTTGTGTCCATGCCGGGCGCATTCGTGGCCGGGTTTTCCGGGGTAAAGCAGATCTTTCTGCACATCGGTGCGGGCGAGGTACTCTCGGCAGATAGCTTCACGCTTTCCCTGCTGGGGCTGTGCGGCTTCACCCTTTTGTTCGATCGGTTTTTCTGCGGGTACGCCTGCGCCTTTGGCAGCTTGGGCGATGCCGTCTGGGCGTTTTCTGGCCTTATCCAGAAAAAGCTGCTCCACCGCAAAAAGCAGTTTCGGCTGCCGGAGCGTGCGGTGCTTTTGGGGCAGAAGGTCAAATATCTGCTGCTGGCAGGGCTGGTGGCGCTGTATGTGACCCGGCAGGAAAAGCTGCTGACCGGCACAAGCCCGTGGGAGGTATTTTCCCGTCTGACGGCTCTGCGTCTGCCGCCGGAGGGCTTCGGCGTGGGCATCGGGCTGCTTGTGCTCATTTTGCTGGGCATGGCAGTGCAGCCCCGATTCTTCTGTCAGTTCCTCTGCCCCATGGGGGCGGTGTTCGCCCTGCTGCCGGTGCTGCCCTTTGCGCGGCTGCACCGGCAGAGCGATGGCTGCATCCCGGGCTGTAACGCCTGTAAACAGCAGTGCCCGGTGTGCCTGAAGCTGGAGGAAAGCAGCCTGCGCAGCGGGGAGTGCATCGCCTGTGAAGCCTGCGTGGGCACCTGCCCCAAGCAGAACATCCACCGGTGGGATACCGCCTTGTGCAAGCACCGGTGGCTGCCGGTGCTGGGTAAGGCGCTGCTCTTTTTCTTGCTGGGCTGCTGGCTGGGCTTCTGCCGGTTTATCTGA
- a CDS encoding heavy metal translocating P-type ATPase — MKCTILHEGKGRMRVHVCAVRMTLHRADVLEAYLNGQENIQKATVCERTGDVVLTYRGSRKDAAALLAAYRFDNEELEVLVTSHDSRKINQEYQEKMVNLVAGRVFRKVFLPAPIAAAYTVWRSIAFIWKGIRCLLHRKLEVEVLDALSITASLLRGDYSTAGSVMFLLTVSSLLEEWTRKKSLDDLARSMALNVDKVWVRTPQGEVLVPLTRVHAGDEVVVRSGNMIPLDGMVLEGEAMVNQAALTGESMPVRKTTGATVYAGTVVEEGECVLVAKAEGGANRYDKIVAMIEESEKLKSGTENRALQLADRLVPWCLAGTVATYAFTRNVTRAISILMVDFSCALKLSMPLAVLSAMRECGEYHITVKGGKYLEALAKADTIVFDKTGTLTHATPQVVQVVPFSGCEEREVLQLAACLEEHFPHSMANAVVRAARERGISHEEMHSEVEYIVAHGIASRVGGTRVVIGSAHFIFEDEGCTIPAGEQAKFDALDPQYSHLYLAASGVLAGVICIADPLRPEAAQVLHKLRRLGITQTVMMTGDSDRTARAIAAQVGVDRCFAEVLPEDKAAFVRDAKAEGHTVVMIGDGINDSPALSAADIGIAIHSGAAIAREIADVTIRADSLEELVTLKAIANALQKRVGSNYRFVLSFNSALILLGALGILPPATSAMLHNLSTLGISLRSMTDLLEQKPLP, encoded by the coding sequence ATGAAATGTACGATCTTACATGAAGGTAAGGGACGGATGCGGGTGCACGTCTGCGCCGTGCGCATGACCCTGCACCGGGCAGATGTGCTGGAAGCCTACCTGAACGGGCAGGAGAACATCCAGAAAGCCACCGTTTGCGAGCGCACCGGAGATGTGGTGCTGACCTACCGGGGCAGCCGGAAGGACGCCGCCGCCCTGCTGGCAGCCTACCGCTTTGACAACGAAGAATTGGAGGTGCTGGTCACCTCTCACGACAGCCGGAAAATCAATCAGGAATATCAGGAAAAGATGGTCAACCTTGTGGCGGGCCGGGTGTTCCGCAAGGTGTTCCTGCCCGCGCCCATCGCGGCGGCATATACGGTGTGGCGCTCCATCGCCTTTATCTGGAAGGGGATCCGCTGCCTGCTGCACCGCAAGCTGGAAGTAGAGGTGCTGGATGCGCTCAGCATCACCGCCTCCCTCCTGCGGGGCGATTACAGCACCGCAGGGTCGGTGATGTTCCTGCTGACGGTGAGCAGCCTGCTGGAAGAGTGGACAAGGAAAAAGAGCTTGGATGACCTTGCCCGCAGCATGGCACTGAACGTGGATAAGGTCTGGGTGCGCACCCCGCAGGGCGAGGTGCTGGTGCCGTTGACCCGCGTTCACGCCGGGGACGAGGTAGTGGTGCGCTCCGGCAACATGATCCCGCTGGACGGCATGGTACTGGAGGGTGAAGCCATGGTGAATCAGGCCGCCCTGACCGGCGAGTCCATGCCGGTGCGCAAGACCACCGGTGCCACCGTCTACGCAGGCACGGTGGTGGAAGAGGGCGAATGCGTCCTTGTGGCCAAGGCCGAAGGCGGTGCTAACCGCTACGATAAGATCGTGGCGATGATCGAGGAATCGGAAAAGCTCAAGTCCGGCACTGAGAACCGGGCTTTGCAGCTGGCCGACCGTCTGGTGCCGTGGTGCCTTGCCGGTACGGTGGCTACCTATGCCTTTACCCGCAACGTCACCCGCGCCATCTCCATTTTGATGGTGGATTTCTCCTGTGCGCTGAAGCTTTCCATGCCGCTGGCGGTGCTCTCTGCCATGCGGGAGTGCGGGGAATACCACATCACCGTAAAGGGCGGCAAGTATCTGGAAGCGCTGGCAAAGGCAGACACCATCGTGTTCGATAAGACCGGCACCCTCACCCACGCCACCCCGCAGGTGGTGCAGGTAGTGCCTTTCTCCGGCTGCGAGGAGCGGGAGGTATTGCAGCTTGCCGCCTGTCTGGAAGAGCACTTCCCTCATTCCATGGCAAACGCCGTTGTCCGTGCTGCCAGGGAGCGGGGCATCTCCCACGAGGAGATGCACTCCGAGGTGGAGTATATCGTGGCGCACGGCATTGCCAGCCGGGTGGGCGGCACGCGGGTGGTCATCGGCAGCGCCCACTTCATTTTTGAGGACGAGGGCTGCACCATCCCGGCAGGGGAACAGGCAAAGTTCGATGCGCTGGACCCCCAGTATTCCCACCTGTATCTGGCTGCTTCCGGGGTGCTGGCAGGGGTCATCTGCATCGCAGACCCCCTGCGCCCGGAGGCGGCACAGGTGCTGCATAAGCTTCGGAGACTGGGCATCACCCAGACTGTCATGATGACCGGCGACAGTGACCGCACCGCCCGCGCCATTGCGGCGCAGGTGGGGGTAGACCGCTGCTTTGCAGAGGTGCTGCCGGAGGATAAAGCTGCCTTTGTCCGCGACGCCAAGGCCGAGGGACATACGGTGGTGATGATCGGAGACGGCATCAACGATTCTCCTGCCTTGTCGGCGGCAGATATCGGCATCGCTATCCATTCCGGTGCTGCCATCGCCCGGGAAATTGCCGATGTGACCATCCGCGCCGACAGTCTGGAAGAGCTGGTGACCCTGAAAGCTATTGCCAACGCCCTGCAAAAGCGGGTGGGCAGCAATTACCGCTTTGTCCTCAGCTTCAACTCCGCGCTCATCCTTCTGGGCGCACTGGGCATTCTGCCCCCGGCTACCAGCGCAATGCTGCATAACCTTTCCACCCTTGGCATCAGCCTGCGCAGCATGACAGACCTGCTGGAGCAGAAGCCTTTACCGTGA
- a CDS encoding DUF6110 family protein: MFDAKKLALFLGGVVFGSAGFKVLSSKDAKKVYTQTTAAVLRMKDCTMQTVNKVQEEAGDILADAKAINESRAAEAAQEVIEDTAEEEQTAE; the protein is encoded by the coding sequence ATGTTTGATGCAAAAAAGCTTGCACTGTTTTTGGGCGGTGTGGTGTTCGGTTCTGCCGGTTTCAAGGTGCTGTCCAGCAAGGACGCTAAAAAGGTCTACACCCAGACCACCGCTGCGGTGCTGCGGATGAAGGACTGCACCATGCAGACCGTGAATAAGGTGCAGGAAGAGGCCGGTGACATCCTTGCCGATGCAAAGGCCATCAACGAGAGCCGCGCTGCCGAGGCTGCACAGGAGGTCATCGAGGATACGGCTGAAGAAGAGCAGACCGCAGAGTGA
- a CDS encoding class I SAM-dependent methyltransferase → MRPLKPVGDAGALPYADGAFDIVLSLNGFHAFPDKEAAYREVFRVLRPGGLYCVCGYRKKW, encoded by the coding sequence GTGCGGCCACTCAAGCCGGTGGGGGATGCGGGCGCACTTCCGTATGCGGACGGCGCGTTTGATATTGTTTTGTCGCTGAACGGCTTTCACGCGTTCCCGGATAAGGAGGCTGCCTATCGGGAGGTTTTCCGGGTCTTGAGACCCGGCGGACTCTACTGCGTCTGCGGGTACAGAAAGAAATGGTAA
- a CDS encoding DUF4832 domain-containing protein encodes MIASTTKTRTYAADDGAFPNAQIGYAPMIDTAEAGDATLRYLELTWREAEPEEGVYAWETISEKYGFAALREQGIHLVIRFVCDVPGQETHLDIPDWLYAQTKDGSWYDTDYGKGYSPNYANAVFRAAHHRVLYALAEFLGTDGFVSYVELGSLGHWGEWHIKSEDGLVAMPDETIRDEYAADYLAAFPTAKLLMRRPFRFAAEQSLGLYNDMTGEEQDTMEWLGWIAEGGWYGNEPDALTPMPDLWQDAPVGGEFTSSLSMEDMLEQNLSRTLHLLEMSHMSFLGPKTAPVKDTKGYNAVLKRLGYRLRITKLKLILCADGVSAELTVANEGAAPFYWDWPVNLYLEDAAGGTLCTARLPLSLPELMPGKSQKVSVTLEGADAQELIGRGWKRLLRSPKHLTIGIVDPMTGRDAVRFAMKAARKNGRTILL; translated from the coding sequence ATGATCGCATCGACCACAAAAACAAGAACCTATGCTGCGGATGACGGCGCATTTCCGAATGCTCAGATCGGTTACGCACCGATGATCGATACCGCAGAGGCTGGCGATGCAACGCTCCGCTATCTGGAACTTACATGGCGGGAGGCAGAGCCGGAAGAGGGCGTTTATGCGTGGGAGACGATCAGCGAAAAATACGGCTTTGCCGCGCTGCGGGAGCAGGGAATCCATCTGGTGATCCGCTTTGTTTGCGATGTGCCGGGACAAGAGACGCATCTGGATATACCGGACTGGCTTTATGCGCAGACAAAGGATGGCAGCTGGTACGATACAGATTATGGAAAAGGCTATTCTCCAAACTATGCCAATGCGGTGTTCCGGGCAGCGCATCACCGTGTGCTTTATGCACTGGCGGAGTTTTTGGGCACGGACGGCTTTGTTTCCTATGTGGAGCTGGGCAGCCTTGGCCACTGGGGCGAGTGGCACATCAAAAGTGAAGATGGCCTGGTGGCCATGCCGGACGAGACGATCCGGGACGAGTATGCCGCAGATTACCTTGCCGCTTTTCCTACGGCGAAACTGCTGATGCGCAGGCCGTTCCGCTTCGCGGCCGAACAAAGCCTCGGCCTTTATAACGATATGACCGGCGAGGAACAAGACACCATGGAGTGGTTAGGATGGATCGCAGAGGGCGGCTGGTACGGCAATGAACCCGATGCGCTGACGCCTATGCCAGATCTCTGGCAGGATGCCCCGGTGGGCGGCGAGTTCACCAGCAGCCTTTCCATGGAGGATATGCTGGAGCAAAATCTTTCCCGCACGCTGCACCTGTTGGAAATGTCGCACATGAGCTTTCTGGGCCCAAAAACGGCACCGGTAAAGGATACAAAAGGATATAATGCCGTGCTGAAGCGGTTGGGCTATCGGCTCCGGATAACAAAGCTAAAGCTGATCCTGTGCGCAGACGGCGTTTCCGCAGAGCTGACTGTGGCAAACGAGGGCGCAGCACCGTTCTATTGGGATTGGCCCGTGAATCTTTATCTGGAGGATGCAGCGGGCGGCACTCTGTGCACGGCGCGTCTGCCGCTGTCCCTGCCGGAGCTGATGCCGGGGAAGAGCCAAAAAGTATCGGTCACGCTGGAAGGGGCAGATGCACAGGAACTGATTGGCAGAGGATGGAAGCGTTTGCTGCGCAGCCCAAAACATCTGACGATTGGGATCGTGGATCCAATGACAGGCCGTGATGCAGTACGGTTTGCCATGAAAGCGGCGCGGAAAAACGGAAGAACGATTTTGCTGTAA
- a CDS encoding DUF4956 domain-containing protein — protein MSTKDFIKKSVLNAFIQYDAPKLAVALLAALALGILIYLVYRKFYTGVVYSRSFAVTLVGMCVLTCMVTLAISTNVVISLGMVGALSIVRFRTAVKDPLDLLYLFWSITTGITAGAGMYALGLVTAAVMIAMIYLFSHWQAKGRVYIAVIHYVGTEAGDDIVRALGRIKYAVKSKTMRGENTEMAVEVFCKDPNMEFADRIRAVNGVQDVTLIQYNGEYHG, from the coding sequence ATGAGCACAAAAGACTTTATCAAAAAATCTGTCCTGAATGCCTTTATCCAGTACGATGCGCCTAAGCTTGCGGTGGCGCTGCTGGCGGCGCTGGCGCTGGGCATCCTTATTTATCTGGTCTACCGCAAATTCTATACGGGCGTAGTATACTCCCGCAGCTTTGCGGTAACGCTGGTGGGAATGTGCGTGCTTACCTGCATGGTCACGCTGGCCATCAGTACCAACGTGGTCATCTCCCTTGGTATGGTGGGCGCATTGTCCATCGTCCGCTTCCGCACCGCAGTCAAGGACCCACTGGATCTGTTGTACCTGTTCTGGTCTATCACTACGGGCATCACGGCGGGCGCCGGAATGTATGCACTGGGGCTGGTCACGGCGGCTGTCATGATCGCCATGATCTATTTGTTCTCCCACTGGCAGGCTAAAGGCCGGGTGTACATTGCGGTGATCCACTATGTGGGTACTGAGGCCGGAGATGATATCGTCCGGGCACTGGGACGCATCAAGTATGCAGTCAAATCCAAGACCATGCGGGGCGAAAATACCGAGATGGCGGTAGAGGTATTCTGCAAAGACCCCAATATGGAATTTGCGGACCGTATCCGTGCTGTAAATGGGGTGCAGGATGTCACCCTCATCCAGTACAACGGGGAGTATCATGGGTAA
- a CDS encoding polyphosphate polymerase domain-containing protein, which yields MKNESALWQQCLEWGKELLAPQPRNHTEAYRHELKYLISYADKAELTVRLAPVLHLDPHAQQGGYFIRSLYFDDYWNTAYEEKDAGVLLRKKYRIRIYNCSDRSIKLERKKKFGSYIYKEAAPLTRTEFEQILAGDYAFLLHSPHRLCQEFYTECVCNVLRPRVIVDYDREPWIMDAGTVRVTFDMDVRAAVGSWEIFDPTLPALPVLEPGKLVMEVKFTEYLPQIVRDILPPRAQELTAVSKYVLCCDKTAYRHGFEYWNET from the coding sequence ATGAAGAATGAGTCCGCGCTCTGGCAGCAGTGCCTGGAGTGGGGAAAAGAACTGCTGGCCCCGCAGCCCCGCAACCATACGGAAGCCTACCGCCACGAGCTGAAATATCTGATCTCCTACGCGGACAAGGCAGAGCTGACTGTGAGGTTGGCTCCGGTACTTCATCTGGACCCTCACGCGCAGCAGGGCGGGTACTTCATCCGCAGCCTTTATTTTGATGATTATTGGAATACTGCTTACGAGGAAAAAGATGCCGGTGTGCTGCTGCGCAAAAAGTACCGCATCCGCATTTATAATTGCAGCGACCGCAGCATCAAGCTGGAACGAAAGAAAAAATTCGGCAGTTACATCTATAAAGAAGCCGCACCCCTTACCCGGACGGAATTTGAGCAGATCTTAGCAGGAGATTATGCCTTTTTGCTGCACAGTCCCCACCGTTTGTGTCAGGAGTTCTACACCGAGTGTGTATGCAATGTGCTCCGTCCCCGGGTCATCGTGGATTACGACCGGGAACCGTGGATCATGGACGCCGGCACAGTGCGTGTCACCTTTGATATGGACGTTCGGGCTGCTGTGGGCAGCTGGGAAATCTTCGACCCCACGCTTCCCGCCCTGCCGGTGCTGGAACCGGGTAAACTGGTAATGGAAGTAAAATTTACAGAGTATCTGCCGCAGATCGTGCGGGACATCCTCCCGCCCCGTGCGCAGGAGCTGACTGCCGTTTCCAAGTATGTGCTGTGCTGCGATAAGACCGCATATCGGCACGGGTTTGAATACTGGAACGAAACCTGA